In Fusobacterium sp. SYSU M8D902, the following proteins share a genomic window:
- a CDS encoding ATP-binding cassette domain-containing protein, whose translation MIDILGLDSSVAEEITILPGINKFGEKEKFDKIVIKKGEIVSIVGPTGSGKSRFLADIEWGAQNDTPTKRTILVNGEPLDKKSRFSSSNSLVAQLSQNMNFIMDLSVYEFLEMHAKSRMVENIELIVEKIFKKANELAGEKFEMSTPVTSLSGGQSRALMIADTAILSTSPIVLIDEIENAGIDREKALELLVGEEKIVLMATHDPLLALMGDKRIIIKNGGIYKIMEVSENEKAILGDLSKLDSIVQKLRDQLRAGEELKFKINELL comes from the coding sequence ATGATAGATATATTAGGGTTGGATAGTAGTGTCGCAGAGGAGATAACAATATTACCTGGAATCAATAAATTTGGAGAAAAGGAGAAGTTTGATAAGATAGTAATAAAAAAAGGTGAGATAGTTTCTATAGTTGGTCCAACAGGAAGTGGAAAGAGTAGATTTTTGGCAGATATAGAGTGGGGAGCTCAAAATGATACACCTACTAAAAGAACTATATTAGTAAATGGTGAGCCTCTAGATAAAAAGAGTAGGTTTTCATCAAGTAATAGTTTGGTAGCACAACTTTCTCAAAATATGAACTTTATAATGGATTTAAGTGTGTATGAGTTTTTAGAGATGCATGCTAAAAGTAGAATGGTTGAAAATATAGAGTTAATAGTTGAAAAAATATTTAAAAAAGCCAATGAGTTAGCTGGTGAGAAGTTTGAAATGAGTACTCCTGTAACTAGCTTGAGTGGTGGACAATCAAGAGCATTGATGATCGCTGATACAGCTATTTTAAGCACTTCTCCAATAGTTTTGATAGATGAGATTGAAAATGCAGGGATAGATAGAGAGAAGGCATTGGAATTGTTGGTTGGAGAGGAAAAAATAGTGTTGATGGCTACACACGACCCATTATTAGCTTTGATGGGAGATAAAAGAATCATAATAAAAAATGGTGGGATATATAAAATAATGGAAGTATCAGAGAACGAAAAGGCTATTTTAGGGGATTTGAGTAAGTTAGATAGCATTGTTCAAAAGTTGAGAGATCAGCTTAGAGCTGGAGAGGAATTAAAATTTAAAATAAACGAATTATTGTAA
- a CDS encoding GTP-binding protein, producing MNLITVSGPPSSGKTSLIIKTIESLKKRGIKIGVVKFDCLYTDDDKLYEKIGVPVKKGLSGSLCPDHFFVSNIEEVVKWGVEQKLDLLITESAGLCNRCSPYIKDVKAICVIDNLSGINTPKKIGPMLKSADIVVITKGDIVSQAEREVFAMRVMNVNPRAIIMHVNALNGQGAYEFGSLIYDENDKIESLKGKSLRFSMPSALCSYCLGETRIGEEHQMGNVRKIDLKDSDCSGDSCGK from the coding sequence ATGAACTTAATAACAGTTTCAGGTCCACCTTCATCAGGTAAAACCTCTCTTATTATAAAAACAATAGAGAGTTTGAAAAAGCGTGGAATAAAGATAGGAGTAGTCAAATTTGATTGTCTATATACAGATGATGATAAGCTGTATGAAAAAATAGGTGTTCCTGTAAAGAAGGGACTTTCAGGATCATTATGTCCAGATCATTTTTTTGTAAGTAATATTGAAGAGGTTGTAAAATGGGGAGTAGAACAGAAGTTAGATCTTTTGATAACAGAGAGTGCAGGTCTATGTAATAGATGTTCACCATATATCAAAGATGTAAAAGCTATCTGTGTCATTGATAACCTAAGTGGAATTAATACACCTAAAAAAATTGGACCAATGTTGAAAAGTGCAGATATTGTTGTAATAACAAAGGGGGATATTGTTTCACAAGCAGAAAGAGAGGTATTTGCTATGAGGGTTATGAATGTAAATCCAAGAGCAATAATTATGCATGTAAATGCTCTAAATGGTCAGGGGGCTTATGAGTTTGGAAGTTTGATATATGATGAAAATGATAAAATTGAAAGCTTGAAAGGAAAGAGTTTAAGATTTTCTATGCCTTCTGCACTCTGTTCATACTGTTTAGGTGAGACTAGAATAGGAGAGGAACATCAGATGGGGAATGTAAGAAAGATAGATTTAAAAGATTCTGATTGTAGTGGTGATAGTTGTGGTAAATAG